AAAATGTTGTCAACTTGTTCAACTTTTTGCTTTGCCTCGGCAACAAATGAAGAATACACtttagttaaagttaaagtctTTGACAATTGGATAGCGATAAGTGAAAGAGACAGAATAACAGGAACGAAGCAAAACTTCAAATTCGAATTTCCTTTGTTCAATCGAAAAGTCAATCGaatgcaaaacaaagcaattgCCGAATTGGCAATTTTTGTCGATtcccacaaacacacacacacagagggaaGAAGAGAAGAAGCTTTTGGGTCAGTTGCTGGAGGGGCGGGGGGACACTTTATCAATTTTGGTGCAAAACAATggccaaaacaatttaaagtcaGCCGCCTCGACCGCAAAGTTTTTCGCGCTTTAGAAGGCAAAGTGAAGGCAATAACGTAATTTTCCACTCAAACGATAAAAGGGACCAAGCAAAATGCTTGGCCATGAATGTATTTAgccaaaaatgtatttttaatgcgTTTGTCAACATGTTGTTGGCCAACCAAAAAATGATTTGGGTATAAAGCGGGGCACAGGCGAGTCAGATAGTCCAAGCTTCAAGCtgctaaaaatacttaatacaaaatgaatgaagctcactctcactctccccCTCCCTCTATCACTTTATAGACAGCCATTGAGCAATCGCTGGTGACAATACACGACATAGCGACGGAAAATTTGGGCACATTGTGCATCTCGACGCTATATCGACCGCTCCAAGTGCCCATCAACTCGGAACGCTTCGAGAGCTCCAGACAAAAGGCAGATTTGGCAGCATCGATACTCCAAGAAGTGGGCATCATACGGCATGGCGGTGAGTAGCGATTActtgaatatactaaatatactacatatacatacaaattggATGTGGCCATACTTATGTAAATATGTCACGATTTATCGCTTCGCACACTTGATATATCGATtgcacattcacattcacattcacattctgCCTACTAATTTCCTTTGTGCGTGCCATTAAATTCATTTCCGGCTGTGGCAACGTGGCAACATCAAATAAAAACGCTTTGTGGCAGCGTTAAATAATTAATCGAAGCTACTTTAAACGTTGCTTGTTAACGTTCAATTTCAAGTTGAAAAGAACGCAATTTGGGttttaattattcataattCCGGCAGCTAATTGAATGAGCTAGacaatcaaaattaatgcaTAGAATgtttctaaatattttgatgaACAGCATAGTGAATGCTAAGGAGATTATTAAAGTTAACAATAGCAAAAGAAGAGGCGGACCTCAAGTGGGTGTCCTTAAATTCTATTCGAAAATAACTTTTCTACCTTGCTAAAAATACATGCGAAGCTTATGCAAATAAGTGCAAGTCAAGCCTGATTTAAGTCGcacttcatttaaaaatagtttattaaattgccaaatataaatgtgtaggacaaagaaaaaagtaaaagaaacgCTGAGTACCCTTTTTTTGGTAGCTGTTGTACTTAAATTTTCAAGCTGAGTTATTTTTGGCACTTTAACGCTTGTGGCGCCTCTCAATCAAAGCGTTTAAGGACAGCCAAGCAATTGATATGCTTTGAGTGCCGGTTGGCGACAGAGAAGGAGATAGCAGatagagtgagaaagagaaagagaaagggagagaaaCATCTCTACCATCACCTTTAAATTGGCTTAAATTTATTCGATTTGCAAGAAGCTTTCCCCCGAATAATTTATGCGAGACATCAAAATTTCAAGGACCTCACGGCCAAAGAtagagaagaagagagagagagagatagggagAGTTTATGGCACTGCAGAGATGAAGCGGGGGCAAGAAGATGGATGAATGGTTGGATGGATGAGGCAAGTGGCAAATTCTATACGCCAAATACATATGGCTCATCCTGTTGCTCAACGGGAataacgacagcaacaaaactgACAGCAAATTTGCTTTCACTTTATGCGATTTCTGCTGACACGTCGCACCTTTTCAGCACTAGAAAGCATTTGGGGGGAgatagcgagagagagagggagaaagagtgtgtgagagagagaagataCAAAAGGCAACTGGTGTGCTTCAATACTCCTCGAAGCAGCtggcaatgttgttgctgttgctgttgctgttattatcCTGTACCCCGAACTGAACCGAACCGAGTGAGTGCGATGAGTTCATTGTGCGTCTGTTGTCCTtgactacacacacacactcacactcacatacatgacacacacactcacaccgaTAGCTCTTTGCTCTGGCCGTCTGTTGCCAAGGTTGCGCCTGAGCTCTTCTCTACTTCGACTGGGGGTCCTTGGTCCTTCATCCTTGGTCCTTGCGCCGTGTCCATGTCCGGGGTTGGCATGACATCGCGCGTCGCCTGCCTTGGGGTTGACAACAACGACGCACTTGTGGCGCATCAAACATCCTGCTCCCTGCTCCCCTTTCCCTTTTTTAGCTCTTCTACATGCATATATTATTTCTCTCtcgttgttttttgttgtattcattttaatttaaagttgtgCGCTGTGCGTTGTTATTTGCCACATTCGGCTTGTTTTCATCTCTGATTTTCTCTTAATGTCCCCATCAACTTTTACATGATAAACAGGACACAGACACAACTGTGTGCGTGGACCGTAGGTTGTATGCGGATCTCTGTAAAATCAGTTAAAATCCTTGGTGTGTGGAGaacacgcatacgccatgttgtaCACAGATCAAACAAGATGACGACAAGAGAAAGCTTTTTATGCCATATGCATTCGCAATTTAACTCAATTGTAATCAGcttaaaaagtataaaacacTTTAATAATCAATTATCTTTAAGCTCATTTCtgaatacatttcaaattattgctgcttgcaaataaattaaagataaTAATCTGTAACattttttacaatatataaacTGCTGACGATGTCAAacactttgtgtgtgtaaaatactttaaacccattagaaaagaaagaaaatatgtTGATGTTCCAGTTCCGGTCTCCATGAATTCCTTTATTGCTCATCTCAGGGCAAACGGAATCTGTGTGAAATTTAATTACTCAACGGGTCCCAGAGCACAAAAGTGTGAAGTAGTGGGGTATGCACGACTACCAGTTGCCTTGCAATTACAGTAGaaatcaaatactttaaagaCTTCACAATAAACTAGAAAGTTAATTGGAAGAGTGGCAAATTAGTATAGACCACTTGTTCAGCACATCATTAAACCCTTTTGTTTCGCAATTTTCAATAGCAACACAAGCTGTTACACACCTGCCAGCACACACTCGCAACTcgaaagagtgtgtgtgtggcatgtggaaTGTTTGGTGTTGTCGTGCACGAAAAACTTGTCTGTGCACAACTTGAATAATTGCCAATTTTACATAGCATACACTGAGAAAAAAAGTGACAAAATCAAGATTTTAGTCATAGTAGTCATTTTGATCTATAAAGCGCGTAAAGAACATGAAATCCCAACATTTAATATTAGACCcaagttcttattaataagaggtaaacattttaaagtttcaAGACTcaagttcttattaataaatggaaaaaatctgaaaatttgaagattaaaaataaaaaaaaatattacattatattttatttaatattgagtAAAAACTATACATTATATATGTTAATCATTCATCTACTAACCAAATACTTATTATCTCAGGACCTCCTCTCTTAATTCTAAAATTGTGGTTCGCTACAGTTTTACTAACTGAGCTATGAAAGGAAATTCTCAAAGCTagacaaaaaaattataactagtatagtagtatttatttaataactaaatCTATTATTATGTTTGGTcttatttttgtgatttttggCTTAGTTTTAAGACATTATTCTTAAAGTGGTCATATTTTGAGAACACAATTTTTACGaatattcttgattttagaaacttGCCTTTTTCAGTGTAGAAAGGCCCGTTGAAGTGAGCAAAACTTTTGTGGTCCAAGAGTTTTTTGGGGCTCACTCTTTCCGTCCCCCTTCGTTCCGTTCTGTccgcaaaaaacaaattgcttaCAATTGTGCAAGTTGCGCATGTTTATTTCTGACACCTACACAAAAAGTACTTGCCACACACTCAGACAGACTCAGACACACGCAACCCGCATAGTTggcgaacacacacacacgaacagaAAAAGAGGCTCATGCCACTTGGTTCAATGGCAATAAATTCTCAAACTGGGGACCAAAAgattgatgatgatgccagGAGCCAGCCGAGTGCTAGAAATCGCACGCAGATGATGAATGACAAACGTGACAAACACACATGACTATAACTATAACTGTAAATTGTTCgagtgtgttggtgtgtgtgtgtgtttgtatgtgtgaagTGAGTGACAGGCATTGGCTAATGTTATTTACCATAAGGCACTTTTCCTCCTCGAGACTGAAGACTTTTTGCAGCCTTCGCATTGTGGCATTATGGCTTGAACTTGTGGCAACAGTTTGACGCAACTTGCGAGTAGAGCGAACTTTGCCTGTGTGTTTATATGACGAGCTCTTTACTACCCACTCCTCCTTCTCCCCGCAGCTGCTTTTCACGTCTCCTTTGTGTCCATTTCGCTTCAGCAACCGCGTAAAAACTTGCCACGTTttgttgccaccgccaccggCTGCGTATTTGTTTAACGCCAAGCTCAAGCTCAAAAAACCAACTCTAAAGTAACAGGCAACAAAGTTGCAAAACGCTATACATactaatcaaaatatatactacatattaCACAAGACGGGAAAACATTGCAAAAGATGACGAACCGCAGAGACTCTTCTATAGTGTGtgacaaatgaaaatattaaaaataaattaatatgaattattatatttatatattttcatattcatattttattatttattatttattttttttttatttttatttagtttacaTTAACTGACATAAATGAAACTTCAAATTAATgctaaatttaaagtatttgataaatgatatttaaaatttttaaaacattattCTTAATGACCTATAGTTTAAGGAAGAAGATTTACTATAAAAAAAGCGCTTGACGTCATCCCGCATCATTTCACCCATTTATGATAGTAATACCACAAACATCTGCTATATATTTATCATTCTGTATGCATTCACATTTGACATAATGTCAACTGTGTCACGCTTGATGACATAAGTGTTATACCCGCTGCAAGATGTTGGTCACCCACAGAAAGTGGCACGGAAGTTGCGCTAATcgaatttaaataagtttacCTTGTAaacagttgttgcttttgttccTGCTCGTTTCTCTTATAACAACTCAAACAGaaatgcggctgctgctgctgctgctgctgtccagGGAAAGTgtggcagcaaaaaaaacacacgcgacacagaaaagaaaaaaatatgaaaaaaatattaactttTGACAGCCGTCCGTGGCTGTTGTAGAACAAGGGTGGAGATGGGAGAGTGGGAGGGAGTCGGAGCTGTGCACCCGTTGCGCATATTAATCATTGttgccaacaatttttttcCCCTCAAGGCTGAAAAACACTTGCAGCTTCTGTGTGCCTTTTAATGGCCTTTTtccacaaagcaaaaaaaaaactatttcaagGTCGTTATTGCAATGACAGCTGGGCATGAATTAAATGTTTCAGCGAAATTGTAATTTGCGCAATTAAGCAATGGGAGATACTTTCACTGACACTGCTGAACATTGCCATCACAGCCAGTCGGCTGGCCAAATTATgggaaaaaatattttgatatatttaaaaatgacaAGTTATTAAAAGTGAcattaaagtaattaaataaattaaatgtatattgtCATTCTATATTAAAAGCATGTAATTGTTATAGTCAATTTAAGattcaatgaaattttaaattcaaatcaatttcaacGTCGTAATTTCCGCGGGCTTTTCTGTAGTGATCTTCGATATAAATCGATGAAAAAGCTGCATACAAGTAGCAAGCTTTCAAGTTCGCACGATCTGGCAATAAGTTGTATTTTTGGCGATCTGGCCACTTCACGCAGTGAAAATTTACAATTCACCACAAATTGGAAAAAGCAAAGTGCGCACAacattaattaacaattaaatggTTTTTAAACGTTTAGTgctattgtaaatatttatgcagccAGCATTTATGCACTGCAATAACCAATTAAACAATGTAAGTGCATTTTTAATGAGCATGTCTGTGCTGCAGTGTTTTCGCATTTAATTTCCGCaaaagaacacacacaaacatacactcATACATCATAACTGAAGTAACTTCCTTTTTTTGCCGCTTGCTGCTGACCTACATTCtcctatatactatattttaatttttcatcttttttatATAGGACTCTCCGATGCGCTGGCCAAGGGCTTGCTCACTGATGAATACATAAATGGTGCACGCATTTTAGCTTTGAACCTAACGAACGGCGCCGTGCAGTCGTATGTTTGGTGGGTGaaaagcaacagcgacaacaacaacaacaagttgcaaGCGAGCGAGACGCAACGGTATGAGGAGGAATCGCTGCAGATTGGCAAAAAGCCCGCGCACAGTTATCCCTGGTAAGCTTAGCATATGTTCAATGTGTTCTTATAAGTCGCTAAGTATTATAAGTTTATGGCAGCAGAAAGTTAATATTTTATCGAGCGGCGTCAGAGATGCTATGTTTGTCTGTAAGAACTCCAAAATCCCAGGATACAGCCACAATTTTTTCCTTACAAGCAATTTAGCTATACAAGAGCAAGTCGAAATCAAAActgtattaaataataataataatagagctctattttgaaatatatacatgatttaataacatattatCAATGATTTATGAACATTTTGCTACTATTGGATAAAAAActtaaagaaaatgtattctcgagcatttatttgtatagctttccttacttgttttaaatcactatcatttcttttgtttaggTTCGACGATGAGAGCAGCACTCCAACATTACGCTCGCCAAAGTTTGCGCCAAGCCCACCGAATAACTACTACAAGGGCTGGTGGACGTATCCGTACTTCTCATGTGCCGTGAGTAAGTGGCTGGTATCGTATAGCATTGCCATACCACCAAGTGGACGACATGGATTGCGCGGCTTCATAAGCGTGGACATTGATGTGACATCGCTGCGCGTCAATCAATGCGATGCCATCCCGTATCGCTTCAGCAGTCAACAGTTGCTACTGCGACAACGGCAGCCAGCACGTCGATCCACAATtgcatcagctgcagcagctgctactgccaacaacaataacaatgatgTGGATACCATAAATGATTTGCAAGCGTTTCACAGTTCACACAAATGCCATCGTGCCTCCATGGTGGTAAGTCAATTTGCTGTCACATTTGCCCAGTTCATAGAGATATAAAATAATGGTCTAAAATCAAGAGAAAACGtacgaaaagcaaaaatagCTTGTCCAATTAAGACAGgtatttaaaacataattgaaagcaattaaaaatttaatgtgaaataaaaatgacgAACAACATTTGCCAAGACTATTCTTTGTGATTCTCAGATAGTTAACTTGGCAAATGTGGTAAGAGaatttaaagtgaaattcAGTAGTAAACTTGCAGCGCCCTCCTTGATTCTCAAGTTGTTAACCTAATATATAGCTAAAGTTTTCATTATCAATAAGTTTTTTCTAGTTCTTAGagttaattttctatttttgttagGATATAATAACACTAATCTGCATGTTATTGCAGTGCGATTATCGACAACCGAGCGCAGAGACGCCGACAATAAGCAGCGGCAAGATATTGGCGGGAATGTCGTCGAGCAGCTGGTCACGGGGCGCCTATCAATGCCTTTGCAAGCGTGGCTTCTACTCACTGCGTCATCCGGATGGCTTCAATGGCACAATCATGGAAATCGCCTGGCAGGAGCATCAAGACAATATAAGCAATTATTATTCGGAAGTATTCAAGTGTTACCCATGCGCTCCTGGCTGTGACACCTGCACTGGCCCGGAGCCCTGTCTGGCCAACTATCACTGGCCCTTCaggtgtgtttgtttgtttatctgTTTACCACTTTTCTTCTTCATTGTGCATTGCATTACAGAATATCCCTGCTGACCATATCGATTGGCTGCGCATGTGGCACGTTTGTTCTCGCTGGCTATCTGTTCCGGCATCGACGCGTCAAAGTCTTCAAGGTGGCCAGTCCCATATTTTTGATGATCACGCTCATTGGCTGTGCCATTATGTATCTGGAGGTGAGCTCTTAACCCACTCTACATCTTCAAACATACGCTACTTAACCCATTAAATGGCTCTGCCAAACACACAAAGACCATTACGAATGAATGTGAATACAACGGCGACGACAATGGTAGAATGACAGAATGGCAGCGGGGCAATGGGCCTGCTAATGTGACAAAAGGTCTTGTGGTCTCATTTACAATTGACCCACATGTAATGGCCCTCCAGCCTCCTGCCTCTTGCTGCCCACCGCCTCTTACTTAGTAGTCACCTGTGTGTGCTCCTGTTCCTGCAGCCGCAACATAAAACTCCTTTTTATGGCTTTTTAAATGCGGCTTTTAGTAACCCGCCTTCGACTCGGTTTTAAAGCTTTTGTTGTGCAGTTTGTAACGCTCATCAGCTAATGAATTTATTCACATTTGGCTGAGCTTGATAACAGATTTAGCTCGTTGGCAGTCTGTTAAAACGTGAGATTAATATGCGAACTGCCAGCGtaaaaaactttataattttatgaGACACACACAGTATATATTGATTAAATGTTGAACATAAAAAAACGTTTAAATAAGTCAGCAATGCAGCACATTTTAATCCAACAACGAttcaactaatttaataatatccTTTGATCAATCAGAATCAATTTAATATCAATTGAAATTCAccttttttattgttaactgattaaattaacatttatttgcattttaaaacaacaaacttttttattagttGGTATTTCagttgcaatttaaaaatttaatgctGCTCTacatttaatcaatatttacTCGCTTTTAGTATCGCTGAAAtgttaaaagtaaattaattccGGCATATGACATAAATCATGAAGAGTATTCAGCAGCTGTGTGTTGTATGCAGTGCAAgtgctttgttattgtttaacATTAGCCGAGCCCCACTGGACGCATAAAAGCCGTGTCAAACAAAAGAAGCAACTGGAAAAACATCAGCAAATGGGTTAAGAGAAGACGAGAAGAAGGACTTGCGGGTAATGTCAGCTGTGGGAGCTTCAAGCGTCTCGTAAAACTAATAAACGTAACTGATTTTCTAATCAGAGTTTGTTGTTCAactgaataaaagtaaaacgagagagagaaaaggagCATAGCATCGACTACAACATGAGTGAGAAGAAACTGCCTAGCGTCGACGAGGATGATAATGAACCTGAGGATGAGGCTGCCTTGCAAGAGGCATTGCGGGAGATGGTCAAGATACCGGACATTGAATCGCGACACAAGCAGCCAACAAAACGTCACCAAACAACTGAGGTGCCTGCGTCTCGCAACTCGACGccaagcaagcaacaaaagtGGTCAAAGCAGGCTGTAGCTGGTGTCCaatacagcaacagcaataaagaCGCTACAGAGGCTTCTTGCAGTCGAGCACATAAACAAGATGAGAACCCGAATCCGATACAGAAGCGCTCCGAAACCTGGTCGGATCGCCTTAAGAAATCGACGAAGCGCTTGCAGTCTGAAATCCATTTGAAGTCCAGTAAGCCGCGTATTCCAGAAGCGTCCAAGGATTCAGATTATTTGCAAATGCCCTCGCCTTCCCAATTGCTCGAGACGAGCATCGAGCATCCATTGTTGGATCAACACTTGAAGATGACGCGCATTgaggcggcagccaaacccaAATCGAATAATCCAACTCGTGGTGCATTCAAGCACATGGTCAGCACTCAGACGCCACATACTTCTGCGGCTAATGCTGCCACCTGGACGGATGATGAACTACTGTCAGCTCCAGACGCGCTCAAACAACAGATGGACACGCGGCAGTCGGGCATCATCAACATATTGACGGGACCATTTCGCAAGTCGTTAAATGTCGCGCCTAGTGTCAACGATGCGGAGCTGATCACACTGGAACCACAGGAACGCTTGACGCCTGGCAAAATCTTTAAGAATTTGCCCACATTTGGACGTGCTCGCAATCCAATTCAGCCAACAACTGAGGATGTAAAACGAATTTTGAAAGAAGCACTTGTGGAAAATGAATCGGATAAAGCAGCTGTAAATGAAGGTGCCTCTTTAGCTGAAGCAGCTTCACAGGAGGAAGTTTCGGCTTCTGTTTCAACTGAAGCCGCAAAAGATCGAGTAAAACCAGTTCCCGCGGAGAAAATCGAAGAAATTCTTATAGAAGCTGCAGTCGAAGATGCAGAAATTCAAAAGATTTCTATACAAGATTCAACGCTTGGTTCTGCAACTGAAGCTAACAAGGAGCTGATAACTTTGGTTGAAGTTTTTGCTGGGCGAACAGCTAAGGAAGCTGCTCGCGCTCCAGATGCAGATAGTTTGGCAATCAGCACACCCAGCACCGTCTCTTCAATAACGCCCAAAACCAGTGAAGCCACTGTGATTGAGGATGCTGTAATAGATGCAGATCTTTCGGCGGAGCAGGTTCAAGACGACGTAACAAATTCGTTGTCTACTGCCTTCAAGCGTTTTCTAGTGCTGCCCTTTGGTGGAGAACGTGTAGCTGCCGCCGAAGCTGCCACAAATGAACTGACGCCACATACCATCATTCTGATGCCGCACGATCTGCAGCACGCCTTGGCCgtggagcagcaacaacaggtgAAACTGGAGCAAAATGTGCAAGTGGAGCGAGAGGCATTCGAGCATGAGCCACTGCAGCACTCGGATTCAATACAAACGATGACAATACACGGAAGGGAGTCGCATATAACCACCAGCCATGATTACTGTCAGCGTGGACAGCGCACGCCGGGCGTGGACAAGACGGCAGTCCGCAAGCTGATTGTGGCCTGCATTCTGTGCGTCTTCTTTATGATCTGCGAGATTATTGGCGGCTTGCTCTCAAACAGCTTGGCCATTGCCACAGATGCAGCGCATTTGCTCACCGATTTGGCTGGCTTCCTGATCTCACTGTTTGCTCTTTATCTTGCTGGACGCGCCTCGACGAATCGCTTCAATTTCGGCTGGCATCGAGCTGAAGTCATAAGCGCCTTGATGTCTGTCTACTTTATTTGGGTAATCACTGGCGTGCTTGTCTGGATTGCTATACAGCGCATGATGTCGGGTGCCCATGAGGTGGATGCGGTCATTATGCTCATCACCTCGCTGCTGGCAATTGTGGTGAACGTGATCATGGCAGTGCAGCTGAGTCATGGCCACTCGCATGGCCAACGCGAAGTGAGCGAACTGAATCGTCAAAGTCACCTAAAGCTGCAAGCATCACATCCATTTATCGCAGATACTTCTGTCAGAAGCGAAGAGCTCCTAAGTCCCTCTGTGAAAGAACAACATCTGTTGCCCGCTTCGATCTCTGCGGTCCAACAgcagaaaaagcaaaacattaaTGTCCGAGCTGCCATCGTTCATGTGATTGGCGACATTGTACAAAGTGTGGGCGTCTTTCTTGCCGCCTGCATCATCTTCTTTAAACCCGAATGGGCTGTCATCGATTCGATTTGCACGTTCATCTTCTCAATTATTGTGCTCTTCGTTACCTACGGCATATTGCGGGATGTCATGATGGTGCTCATGGAGGCGACGCCTGATTACATGGACTATGGCGAGGTGCAGAAACTATTCCTCAGCATAGAAGGCGTCGAGCGTGTGCACAACTTGCGCATCTGGGCGCTTAGTATTGATAAATTAGCGCTTTCTGCTCATCTGGCAATACTTGCGGATGCGGATCCACATCGCATCCTGGAAGAGTCGAAAACATTAATACACAAACGCTACAACTTCTATGAGACAACCATTCAAGTGGAGATTTATCAGCCGGAATTGCACGAGAATGATCATTCCCCAAACTTGCCCAAAGGTGATGCTCTAAAGCATCCCAAAGATGTTGGCACGGACAATCCAAATCTCATTGAGGATGCCACCAAGGAGAAAGATCAGACACTGAAGGAATTCCACTCGACAGAGGAGATAAAAATCGTTGAGAATTCTGACAAACCTCATTCATAAGCGCAGTCCATTTGCATCGTTAGctctttaaatttttccaatattataaatagatttgtgccaaacaaataacaaatatgcTGGCAGCTCtattatgaataatttataCGAAATACCGCAAATTTATGCTATAAATTGATTAGCTTTAACATTTTAAGATGACCTATactgtatattattatatgttcCCTTTTTGTACTCTGCTTGTATCCCAATTCCCCCTTTCAAATGGTTTTGTGTGTATTAGAAATGGAAACTCGTGATATTTGCTTTCCCCATTTTCCATTAAGTTGGGCCC
This DNA window, taken from Drosophila nasuta strain 15112-1781.00 chromosome 2L, ASM2355853v1, whole genome shotgun sequence, encodes the following:
- the LOC132798231 gene encoding uncharacterized protein LOC132798231 codes for the protein MSEKKLPSVDEDDNEPEDEAALQEALREMVKIPDIESRHKQPTKRHQTTEVPASRNSTPSKQQKWSKQAVAGVQYSNSNKDATEASCSRAHKQDENPNPIQKRSETWSDRLKKSTKRLQSEIHLKSSKPRIPEASKDSDYLQMPSPSQLLETSIEHPLLDQHLKMTRIEAAAKPKSNNPTRGAFKHMVSTQTPHTSAANAATWTDDELLSAPDALKQQMDTRQSGIINILTGPFRKSLNVAPSVNDAELITLEPQERLTPGKIFKNLPTFGRARNPIQPTTEDVKRILKEALVENESDKAAVNEGASLAEAASQEEVSASVSTEAAKDRVKPVPAEKIEEILIEAAVEDAEIQKISIQDSTLGSATEANKELITLVEVFAGRTAKEAARAPDADSLAISTPSTVSSITPKTSEATVIEDAVIDADLSAEQVQDDVTNSLSTAFKRFLVLPFGGERVAAAEAATNELTPHTIILMPHDLQHALAVEQQQQVKLEQNVQVEREAFEHEPLQHSDSIQTMTIHGRESHITTSHDYCQRGQRTPGVDKTAVRKLIVACILCVFFMICEIIGGLLSNSLAIATDAAHLLTDLAGFLISLFALYLAGRASTNRFNFGWHRAEVISALMSVYFIWVITGVLVWIAIQRMMSGAHEVDAVIMLITSLLAIVVNVIMAVQLSHGHSHGQREVSELNRQSHLKLQASHPFIADTSVRSEELLSPSVKEQHLLPASISAVQQQKKQNINVRAAIVHVIGDIVQSVGVFLAACIIFFKPEWAVIDSICTFIFSIIVLFVTYGILRDVMMVLMEATPDYMDYGEVQKLFLSIEGVERVHNLRIWALSIDKLALSAHLAILADADPHRILEESKTLIHKRYNFYETTIQVEIYQPELHENDHSPNLPKGDALKHPKDVGTDNPNLIEDATKEKDQTLKEFHSTEEIKIVENSDKPHS